One region of Brachybacterium saurashtrense genomic DNA includes:
- a CDS encoding HNH endonuclease signature motif containing protein: MMGDFEQSGHVPAQDSREHSPDLLPPAEVPELPEWSVRARTPLTEEKVLAEVGPGTLESGRVMALHRTVQTRARLHSHHLRLLATFFLEDPEVQGRPDDADLSALKIAAGLRCTYSQAWSQVRDARTAVEIMPLTFEYLRRGELTESMHQTLLRRVRRLTDAQAAQVDGYMASLELPSISVDTFTRHLRLAVELATAGDLPAPPSQSRAVEIVDVDTSAGTASLLVTGPMLEIEGLAHRLDVAARDVQRAQRAALAEGTEGPLPFDLDEDLAERGTPLSLATLRYAILTHSVLDTDPVQETVTPYKLLVTVPVTTLLGMDDAPAMLEGTTPLPAELARELAAASSIWYRILTDPVCGSTLPVRIDTYRPDAQQRMQLRLRHPVCAVPGCTRSTALGAEDDHIHEYDHEHPDRGGPTSLENLHRLCGHHHQMKTAGLIDPTREPIDLAAPARPLTTQWTLGTDLRTTTQEATDLLTPRAARLLEHAWSEHQRRRSEAHKNSDAGNARIIPPGSPPPPDHGDPPF, encoded by the coding sequence ATGATGGGCGACTTCGAGCAGTCGGGGCATGTCCCCGCGCAGGACTCCCGCGAGCACTCCCCCGACCTTCTCCCGCCCGCTGAGGTCCCGGAGCTGCCCGAGTGGAGTGTCCGCGCCCGCACGCCGCTCACCGAGGAGAAGGTCCTCGCGGAGGTTGGGCCGGGCACTCTCGAGTCCGGGCGGGTGATGGCGCTGCATCGCACGGTGCAGACGCGTGCCCGGCTGCACTCCCATCACCTGCGGCTGCTGGCGACCTTCTTCCTCGAGGATCCGGAGGTGCAGGGCCGGCCCGATGACGCGGACCTGAGCGCGCTGAAGATCGCGGCCGGTCTGCGCTGCACCTACAGCCAGGCCTGGAGCCAGGTGCGCGATGCCCGCACCGCAGTGGAGATCATGCCGCTCACCTTCGAGTACCTGCGCCGCGGCGAGCTCACCGAGTCGATGCACCAGACGCTCCTGCGCCGAGTGCGCCGTCTGACCGACGCTCAGGCCGCGCAGGTCGACGGGTACATGGCGAGCCTCGAGCTGCCCTCGATCTCGGTGGACACCTTCACCCGTCACCTCCGCCTCGCCGTCGAGCTCGCGACCGCCGGGGACCTCCCGGCCCCGCCCTCGCAGAGCCGCGCCGTGGAGATCGTCGACGTGGATACCAGCGCCGGCACCGCCTCGCTGCTGGTCACGGGCCCGATGCTCGAGATCGAGGGGCTGGCGCACCGGCTCGACGTCGCCGCCCGGGACGTGCAGCGCGCCCAGCGCGCCGCCCTCGCCGAGGGCACCGAGGGGCCGCTCCCCTTCGACCTCGACGAGGACCTCGCCGAGCGCGGCACGCCGCTCTCCCTCGCCACCCTGCGCTACGCGATCCTCACCCACTCGGTGCTGGACACCGATCCGGTCCAGGAGACCGTCACCCCGTACAAGCTCCTGGTCACCGTGCCCGTGACGACGCTGCTGGGCATGGACGACGCCCCGGCCATGCTCGAGGGCACCACGCCCCTCCCCGCGGAGCTCGCCCGTGAGCTCGCCGCGGCCTCCTCCATCTGGTACCGCATCCTCACCGATCCGGTGTGCGGGTCGACCCTGCCGGTCCGCATCGACACCTACCGACCCGATGCGCAGCAGCGCATGCAGCTGCGGCTGCGCCACCCCGTCTGCGCGGTGCCCGGGTGCACCCGATCCACCGCACTCGGCGCGGAGGACGACCACATCCACGAATACGACCACGAGCATCCCGACCGCGGCGGCCCCACCTCGCTGGAGAACCTCCACCGGCTGTGCGGGCATCACCACCAGATGAAGACCGCCGGACTGATCGACCCGACCCGCGAGCCGATCGACCTCGCCGCGCCTGCCCGACCGCTCACCACGCAGTGGACGCTCGGCACGGACCTCCGCACCACTACTCAAGAAGCCACAGACCTGCTCACCCCGCGGGCGGCCCGGCTCCTCGAGCACGCCTGGTCCGAGCACCAGCGACGGCGCTCCGAGGCCCACAAGAACAGCGATGCCGGCAACGCCCGGATCATCCCTCCGGGGAGCCCACCGCCTCCGGACCACGGCGATCCGCCGTTCTGA
- a CDS encoding AAA family ATPase produces the protein MARTPSPSTPSPSTPSANPFTPGFGLTPTILAGRDVALEEFTAALAGSVPEARAILISGARGSGKTVLLSEFRELALEAGWTDLRMHTSSTSLIDELRGQAIAHLRQMDPEAVTSRLTSARVSSFAASRDVVERYDGEGEAVTTVLDRLAQLADEDGGGLLITLDELQSADRDQLHALTQHVQDLIGSGHAVAFLAAGVRPGVDALLAHERTTFLRRAHRIEVGSVDVGTAAEAIRMTIADTDRSITPEAAVLAGEISQGYPYLIQLVGSKAWQNSGDAATIEIEDVRGAREAVIAAMIKNVHGPALRGLSARKREYLRAMLEDEGPSAVGDIAERMGIDPRNQSTYRERLIEEELIRPAGRGFVEFALPYLDEALRHEQREGVGADVEPDKGLTRSHRSRRTGRG, from the coding sequence ATGGCCCGCACCCCGTCGCCCTCCACCCCATCGCCCTCCACCCCCTCCGCGAACCCCTTCACCCCGGGCTTCGGCCTCACCCCCACGATCCTCGCCGGCCGGGACGTCGCGCTCGAGGAGTTCACGGCGGCGCTGGCCGGCAGCGTCCCCGAGGCGCGGGCGATCCTGATCTCCGGCGCCCGAGGCTCCGGCAAGACGGTGCTGCTCAGCGAGTTCCGGGAGCTCGCCCTCGAGGCGGGCTGGACCGATCTGCGGATGCACACCTCCTCCACCTCGCTGATCGACGAGCTGCGCGGCCAGGCCATCGCCCATCTTCGACAGATGGACCCGGAGGCGGTCACCTCCCGCCTCACCTCGGCCCGTGTCTCCTCCTTCGCCGCCTCCCGGGACGTGGTGGAGCGCTACGACGGGGAGGGGGAGGCGGTCACCACCGTGCTGGACCGCCTCGCTCAGCTGGCCGACGAGGACGGCGGCGGCCTGCTGATCACGCTGGACGAGCTGCAGTCCGCGGACCGCGACCAGCTGCACGCCCTCACCCAGCACGTGCAGGACCTCATCGGCTCCGGCCACGCGGTCGCGTTCCTCGCCGCGGGGGTGCGCCCCGGCGTGGACGCGCTGCTCGCGCACGAGCGCACCACCTTCCTGCGCCGCGCCCACCGCATCGAGGTGGGCAGCGTGGACGTGGGCACCGCGGCGGAGGCGATCCGGATGACGATCGCGGACACGGACCGGTCGATCACCCCCGAGGCGGCCGTGCTGGCCGGGGAGATCTCGCAGGGGTACCCGTACCTGATCCAGCTGGTCGGCTCCAAGGCCTGGCAGAACAGCGGCGACGCGGCGACGATCGAGATCGAGGACGTGCGCGGCGCCCGGGAGGCGGTGATCGCGGCGATGATCAAGAACGTCCACGGCCCGGCGCTGCGCGGGCTCAGCGCCCGCAAGCGCGAGTACCTCCGCGCGATGCTCGAGGACGAGGGCCCCTCCGCCGTCGGCGACATCGCCGAGCGGATGGGCATCGACCCGCGCAACCAGTCCACCTACCGCGAGCGGCTGATCGAGGAGGAGCTGATCCGGCCCGCCGGGCGCGGCTTCGTCGAGTTCGCGCTGCCGTACCTCGACGAAGCGCTGCGGCACGAGCAGCGCGAGGGGGTGGGGGCCGACGTCGAGCCGGACAAAGGGCTGACCCGGTCCCATCGTTCGCGGCGCACCGGGCGCGGGTAG
- a CDS encoding DUF1648 domain-containing protein gives MNSSTTAPARPSRTYATGPLTRVLRGASVLSALAITAWILRSYPDLPATVATHFDARGQADAWGPRWSVLVLAALMVLLSVGMAALSTRPRWFNYPREVTERTAQAVYREGERLMVWTVLAMQLIYLGIAWSVILGVGMALIALGVAGLLGAVSVGIVRVARAGS, from the coding sequence ATGAACTCGTCGACCACGGCGCCCGCCCGGCCCTCCCGCACCTATGCCACCGGTCCGCTCACCCGGGTCCTGCGCGGGGCGTCGGTGCTCTCGGCGCTCGCGATCACCGCCTGGATCCTGCGGAGCTACCCCGACCTGCCCGCCACCGTCGCGACGCACTTCGATGCGCGTGGGCAGGCGGATGCGTGGGGGCCGCGCTGGTCCGTGCTGGTGCTGGCCGCGCTCATGGTGCTGCTGTCGGTGGGGATGGCCGCGCTGTCGACCAGGCCGCGCTGGTTCAACTACCCGCGCGAGGTCACCGAGCGCACCGCCCAGGCCGTCTACCGCGAGGGGGAGCGGCTGATGGTCTGGACGGTGCTTGCGATGCAGCTGATCTACCTCGGCATCGCCTGGTCGGTGATCCTCGGGGTGGGAATGGCGCTGATCGCTCTCGGTGTGGCGGGACTGCTCGGCGCGGTGAGCGTCGGGATCGTCCGGGTGGCCCGCGCGGGCAGTTAG
- a CDS encoding MerR family transcriptional regulator, with the protein MRAERRDDSLLSIGELAAASGLSPKALRLYDESALLPPRRVDPFTGYRSYGTDQVERARLIAALRGLGMGLARIRVLCDLDPEAAAAELRSWWRQEEADALSRAAAVDTLARELGEHPQEHAMTASTDHAAPRTALALHQGLVRPAQQDAALVRALPGGRTLLAVADGFGTDDALAERLLAAVAAALAQALDADPSAAALPALETAWAAAEALIPADAEAGSTLTAALLDGGRLHVAHLGDTRAVLVHGERIEQVTHDHTHVRSLVEAGRLSPAEAAAHPDRAVLNRALAAGAPTAPDLLVRRLEPGDLVLVASDGLHAVVDPSALAEALTGASEHPEVVAARLQQLALDAGGPDNVALALARV; encoded by the coding sequence ATGCGGGCAGAACGCAGGGACGACTCGCTGCTGAGCATCGGGGAGCTGGCCGCCGCGAGCGGGCTGAGCCCCAAGGCGCTGCGGCTGTACGACGAGTCCGCGCTGCTGCCGCCGCGACGGGTGGACCCGTTCACCGGCTACCGCTCCTACGGGACGGACCAGGTGGAGCGGGCCCGGCTGATCGCGGCGCTGCGCGGGCTCGGGATGGGCCTGGCACGCATCCGCGTGCTGTGCGATCTCGACCCCGAGGCCGCCGCCGCGGAGCTGCGCTCCTGGTGGCGGCAGGAGGAGGCCGACGCCCTCTCCCGCGCCGCCGCCGTCGACACCCTCGCCCGAGAGCTCGGGGAGCACCCCCAGGAGCACGCCATGACCGCATCCACCGACCACGCCGCCCCGCGCACCGCGCTCGCCCTGCACCAGGGCCTCGTGCGCCCTGCCCAGCAGGACGCCGCCCTGGTGCGGGCGCTGCCGGGCGGACGCACCCTGCTCGCCGTCGCCGACGGCTTCGGCACCGACGACGCCCTCGCCGAGCGTCTGCTCGCGGCGGTCGCCGCCGCGCTCGCGCAGGCGCTCGACGCCGACCCGTCGGCCGCGGCGCTGCCCGCCCTGGAGACCGCGTGGGCGGCGGCCGAGGCGCTGATCCCTGCCGACGCGGAGGCCGGCTCCACCCTCACCGCGGCCCTGCTCGACGGAGGGAGGCTGCACGTGGCCCACCTCGGGGACACCCGGGCGGTGCTGGTGCACGGGGAGCGGATCGAGCAGGTCACGCACGACCACACGCACGTGCGCTCCCTCGTGGAGGCGGGCCGGCTCTCCCCCGCGGAGGCCGCCGCGCACCCGGACCGGGCGGTGCTCAACCGCGCCCTCGCCGCCGGCGCCCCGACGGCCCCGGACCTGCTGGTTCGGCGCCTGGAGCCGGGCGATCTGGTGCTGGTGGCGTCCGACGGACTGCATGCCGTGGTCGACCCGTCGGCCCTGGCGGAGGCGCTGACCGGCGCGTCCGAGCACCCCGAGGTGGTGGCGGCGCGGCTGCAGCAGCTCGCGCTTGACGCCGGCGGACCGGACAACGTGGCACTCGCACTGGCGCGGGTCTAA
- a CDS encoding GNAT family N-acetyltransferase gives MHLTIRPLDTSSDLELAQYRALDVALDDHAYGGHQELSLAQLRAELADSPYWAVHRWVAVVEGMDGGEMLVGRAATHMPLQDNLESITAGVAVHPAHRGRGIGTALLEEALLPALREAGRPLVEAYGEVAPGEDPDDPGHPVHRLAARLGLTRRNLAVCRALPLPLEPALLEGLRAEAEERLGEYRVALWDGDLPEEHLEAYGRLLTQLEIDEPDEEVEHEPAEYTPARLRGRERRLRESGTARIVAVAVAPDGSFVGNSEVHVHENAASTLGYQENTLVMPEHRGHRLGLALKVATHAQLRERAPQLRSLVTWNSHVNPWMIGINEKLGYRIVCHELVLQGRPAL, from the coding sequence ATGCACCTGACGATCCGTCCGCTGGACACCTCCTCCGATCTCGAGCTCGCGCAGTACCGCGCGCTCGACGTCGCGCTCGACGACCACGCCTACGGCGGCCATCAGGAGCTGAGCCTCGCGCAGCTGCGCGCCGAGCTCGCCGACTCCCCGTACTGGGCGGTGCACCGCTGGGTGGCCGTGGTGGAGGGCATGGACGGCGGCGAGATGCTGGTGGGCCGCGCCGCCACGCACATGCCGCTGCAGGACAACCTCGAATCGATCACCGCGGGCGTGGCCGTGCACCCCGCCCATCGGGGCCGCGGGATCGGCACCGCGCTGCTCGAGGAGGCGCTGCTGCCCGCCCTGCGCGAGGCGGGCCGCCCCCTGGTGGAGGCGTACGGCGAGGTCGCGCCGGGGGAGGACCCCGACGATCCCGGGCACCCCGTGCACCGCCTCGCCGCGAGGCTGGGCCTGACCCGCAGGAACCTCGCCGTGTGCCGGGCGCTGCCGCTGCCGCTGGAGCCCGCGCTGCTGGAGGGCCTGCGGGCCGAGGCCGAGGAACGGCTCGGCGAGTACCGGGTGGCGCTGTGGGACGGGGACCTGCCCGAGGAGCACCTGGAGGCCTACGGCCGCCTGCTCACCCAGCTGGAGATCGACGAGCCCGACGAGGAGGTGGAGCACGAGCCCGCCGAGTACACGCCCGCGCGGTTGCGCGGGCGGGAGCGCCGGCTGCGGGAGTCCGGCACCGCGCGGATCGTCGCGGTCGCCGTGGCGCCCGACGGCAGCTTCGTGGGCAACTCCGAGGTGCACGTGCACGAGAACGCGGCCAGCACCCTCGGCTACCAGGAGAACACCCTGGTGATGCCCGAGCACCGCGGGCACCGGCTGGGCCTGGCGCTGAAGGTCGCCACCCATGCCCAGCTGCGCGAGCGCGCCCCGCAGCTGCGCAGCCTGGTCACTTGGAACTCGCACGTGAACCCGTGGATGATCGGGATCAACGAGAAGCTCGGCTACCGGATCGTGTGCCACGAGCTGGTGTTGCAGGGCCGTCCCGCCCTCTGA